The segment ACCTCGCGCATGTTGTCGCCAATGCGAGCCACGCGAGCCCCCTGCCAGTCCTGCCAGGCACGAGCTGCACGCGCCCACGCATCAATGCGATCCTGCACTTCCGGGTCCTTCCAATGCCCGACAACGACCTTGCGCCCGAGGCGCATGCGCGTGTGCATGAACCCCGCCTCCCGATCTCCGTGTGCCGCCTGGTTGAGGTTCATGAAGTCCATGTCGATGGAGTTCCATGGGAGGTCGCGGTTGAACTGGGTGTGCAGGTGAAGGAATGGCTTCCTCAACGCGGTCAGGCCGCGGATCCACATCTTGGCCGGCGAAAAGGTGTGCATCCAGAGAACGAGGCCGGCGCATGCCGGATCGGCATTCGCATCACGGCACACGTCGGCGACCTCGTCAGGAGTCGTGACAAGCGCCTTGAACAGCAGCTTGACCGAGATCCGGCCCGAGCCGTCAAGGCCCTCGGCAACAGCCCGCCCGTTGGCCGCGACCTGGCGGAGCGGACCCTCGCCGTAGAGATGTTGAGAGCCGACGACGAGCCACAGCTCGCTCTTGGGAAACGGTTTCATGGAGTTGGGGGAGATAAATTCCTGCCCGGGCAGGCTCAGGCAGACTGGCGCTGCTTCAGGGCAAGCAGCTTCTTCATCACGTCGCCGAGATCGGCGTTGCTGGAGACACCGCCGAAGCTGTCGTGAAGTTTCCGATACAGGGCGTAGAGCTCATCATACACCTTGGCCTCCTTGCGTCGCGGCTTATAGGAAACCGGCTTCAGCGACGTCATCGCCTTCTGCGCCGTCTTGAAATCCTGGTGCACACCGGCTACAACCGCGGCACCGACGGCGGCGCCAAGGGCGCAGGCCTGGCTGGATCCGCTCACCTTCATGGTGCAGCCAGTCACGTCGGCATAGATCTGCATCAGGAGGGGATTCTTCTCGGCAATGCCGCCCGCGCACACCACGGCATCGATGGGGACGCCATACTCGCGGAATCGCTCGATGATGGCACGCGCACCGAAGGCGGTGGCCTCGATCAGGGCGCGATAGATCTCGGACCGCGTGGTGTAGAGTGTCTGGCCCAGCAGCAGGCCGGTCAGGAGCTGGTCGACCAGGATCGTGCGGTTCCCGTTGTTCCAGTCGAGGGCGAGGAGTCCGCTCTGGCCCGGCTTGAGCGCCTCGGCCTCACGGGTGAGCTTGGCATGGAGCGCACCGTTGCCCTCGCACACCCCTTCCACCCACCACTTGAAGATGTCTCCCACAGCCGACTGCCCCGCCTCGAGTCCGTGGAAGCCCGGCAGGATGGCGCCCGGCACGATGCCGCAGATCCCCGGGATGTCAGGTACCTGCTTCTCAAGCGCCACGACACCACAGTCGCACGTGGAGGTGCCGATGACCTTCACGAGCGTGCCCTCGCGCACCCCGCACCCGATCGCGCCGTAGTGCACGTCAAACTCACCAATGGCTATGACGAGGCCCTCGGTCAGGCCGAGCCTGTCGGCCCATTCCGCGGAAAGCCGGCCGGCCGGCGTAAGTGCGTCATGGGCTTTTGAATACAACCGTTCCCGCAGGTCGGCCAGGTCCGGGTGCAGCATGGCCAGGAACTCGGCGTCAGGCAGGCCGCCCCAGGAGTCGTGGTACATGGCCTTGTGGCCCGCGGCGCAGATACCGCGCTTCACTTCGCGGGGGTCGGTGACTCCCGCAAGCACAGAGGGAACCCAGTCGCACAACTCCACCCAGGAGAAAGCAGCCTTGAAAACCTTGGGAGCCACGCGGCGGCAGTGCCAGATTTTGGACCAGAACCACTCGGACGAATAGGTGTTGCCGCACTTGGCGAGGTACTGGGGCCTGTGCTCCCGCGCCAGGCGTGTGATCTCACCGGCCTCGGCGAAGCTGGTATGATCCTTCCACAACCAGCATTGCGCGTTCAGGTCCTTCTTCCACTTCGGGTCGAGAGCCAGGGGACGATTGTCGCGGTCGACAGGAATGGGACTCGAACCGGTCGAGTCCACGCCGATGCCGACCACCAGGTCCGGCGAAAATCCCTTTACCTTCCTCGCCGCCGCGAGCGCCGAACGCACCGCCTTCTCCATCGAGGTCAGGTAGTCGCCCGGATGCTGGCGCGCGAGGAGGTGGTCTCGCGGATCGAGCATGACGCCCTCCTTGCCGGCGGGGTAGCCGACAACCGCGCTCGCAATTTCCTCGCCATCGGAACAACGCACAATGAGGCAGCGAACCGTGTTCGTGCCGTAGTCGAGACCTAGGGTAAACATCACCCAAGCCCTATCGCTCTTTCGGCGAAGCGGAAACCCCGGTTTCACTTGACGGTCAAGACGGAGGCTGCGTCCTTGTCTGGATGCCCCAGGTGACGATGGCCATGATCGCGAAGGCCGCCGGCGTTTCGAAGAATGCCGTGTCACTCGCCCTGCGCGGCGACCCACAGATTCCCGCCGCCACACGCAAACGTATCGAGAAGGCGGCACGGGAGCTCGGATATGTACGCAACCCGGTGGTGGCGCAGTTGATGGCCGAACTGCGCAAAGGGCGCACCGCCGGCTACCGGCGCACGCTCGCCCTGGTGAACGCCAACCAGGCGCGCGATGCCTTCAAGGCGCACCCCACCATCCCAAGCTACGTGGCAGGGTGTCGGCGCCGGGCCGAGCTACAAGGGTACCGCCTGGATGAATTCTGGCTGCATGATCCGGAACTCACGGCAGCGCGTGCGGCGCGCATCTGGCGCGCGCGCGGCATCCGCGGGGTGCTGCTAGTCGGGATGATGCGGGAAAATCGGTTGCCGGACCACCTGCGCCAGCTGTGGGACCAATTTACCTGCGTTGTCACCGGAGTCCGCACCCGCGAGCCCACGTTACACTTCTGCTGCGTCGACCACCATGCGCTTGTCCTGCAGGCTTTTGAACAAGCGTGGGAGCTTGGCTATCGGTCCCCCGCACTGGTGGTGGATCGTCACATCGATTCCCTGGTCGATGGGCGCTTCACTGCAGCCATGCACTACGCCCAGGCAGCGTTCCCGGTTGCCCGCGTGGTGCCCGCCTTTCTGGAGGCGGACGACTGCCATGCCGACCCGTCTCCGTTCGTGAAATGGATCAAACGGCACAAGCCCGACGTGATCCTCACCCTTTACACCGCCGTCCGGAACTGGGCTCAAGAGGCAGGCTTCGCCGTTCCTGCCGATCTGGGGCTCATCCAACTCGAGCGGCGAAAAGGCAACCTCGACTGGTCCGGCATGGACCAGCACAACGACCTGTCCGGCGAAGCTGCGGTCGACCGTGTCATCAGCCTGCTTCATGCAAACGAAGTGGGTGTGCCCGACTTCCCGCGGGCCACGCTCATCAGCGGCACTTGGAGCGAAGGCACCACCACTTCTCCACGCGCAGCCGCCCGACCCCATGCCTGACCCACGCCTCGAGTTGAACCGGCTGAAAAGCCTCCTGCAGGCGGGCAAGGCCCTCGAGGCAAGGCCCGTTTTGGCACGCGTGGTCCAGTCAGATCCCCGCAATGCCGAAGCTGCCTTCCTGCTTGCGATCGCCCATATCGCCGTCGGAGCCAACGCAGAGGCCGTTCCCCTGCTGCAAAAGCTGGCGCAAGTGGCCCCGCAGGTGCCCGATGTGCACAACAACCTCGGCATCGCACTGAAAAACCTGGGCCGGGAAGACGAGGCGGAACGATCTTTTCGCAATGCCCTCGCCCGCAACGCGGGCTACGCGGAGGCGCATGCGAACCTCGCGCACCTCCTGTTGCGCACGAGACGCCCGGAGGAAGCCTCGCGGCACTTCCTCCGTACGCTCCAACTCAACCCCGCGTTCACCGACGCACTCCGTGGTTTGGCGGATTCGCTTCGCATGCTGGGCAGGTCGTCGGAGTCCAGGCAGGCACTCGAAGCCTACTGCCAGGCCGTGCCGGCTGACGCAGATGCCGCAAACGCGCTCGGGGTGGCCGAACAGGCCCTGGGCAACCTCGCCGCAGCCGAGCAGGCTTTCCGCCGCGCACTCGCCGCAAAACCCGGACATTCGGAGGCGGCGTCCAATCTAGGCGCCATTTTGCTGCAGCAAAACAAGGTCAACGATGCGCTCGCCTGCGCGGAACTGGCAGCGAAAAACCAACCGGGCTCGGCCGACGCGGCAAACAACCTCGCCCTCGTCCATCTCAGGTTAAACCAACCCGGGAAGGCCCTGGGCGAGCTTCAGCGCGCGCTTTCGCTCTCGCCGACTCATTCAGACGCCAGGCACAACCTCGCCAATGCCCTCCACGCCCAGGGACGGACGGCCGAAGCGATCGCCGTCCTTGAACAGGTTCTCGTGGAAAAGCCGGATTTCGCCAGCGCACGCTTCAACCTCGCGAACATGCGCCTGCTCACTGGGGATTTTGCTCTTGGCTGGGCAGACTACGAGGCCCGCCCGACCCGGCGGCTGCGCGCCTTCCCGAAACCGGACTGGGACGGCAACACTTCCCTCGCGGGCCACACGCTGCTCGTTTACGCGGAACAGGGCCTCGGCGACACTCTGAATTTTGCCCGCTACCTCCCCCTTCTCGCAGAAAAGGGGGCGACGGTGGTCCTCGAGGCCCAGGTCCCGCTCCTCCCCGTCCTCGAACCCCTGCGGTCCTGCTGCACACTCGTGGGCCGCGGCGACACGCTGCCGCCGTTCGATTATGTGCTGCCCCTGCTGAGCGCACCCCTCGTGTGTGGCACCCGCGCCGACTCGATCCCCTCCCCGGGGCCCTGGGTCGGTGTATCCGAAGAAAAACTACAGGCCTGGCGTGCACGCCTCCGCGGCAAGGGGACGAGGCGCCTTGGCCTGGTGTGGGCCGGGAATCCCGCACACACGAACGACCACAACCGCTCGCTTCCCCTTGCGCGCTTGCTCGCCGCCATACCAGGCAAGACCAGCCTGTTTTCTCTCCAGAAAGAAATCCCGGCATCCGACACGGCCGCGCTCGCCGCCACGCCCGACATGCAGCTGCTCAGCCCCTTTCTCAACGACTTCTCCGACACGGCGGCTGCCCTGCTCTGCCTCGATGCGCTGGTGACGGTCGATACCTCGGTGGCGCACCTCGCCGGCTGCCTGGGCGTGCCAACATTCCTCCTCCTGCCCACCCCGCCAGACTGGCGCTGGCTGCTTGGCCGCGATGACTCCCCCTGGTATCCCACGGTCAGGCTTTTCCGCCAGCCCGCGCCCGGGGACTGGGCCCCCGCCCTTGCCCGACTGCACTCCGCCCTCCACACCTCCACCCATGCCTGAATCCACCCCCGGTCTGCCTTCCGTCGCGGTCGCCGAGAGTCTCACCTGCGGGCGCCTGCAGGCGCTTATTGGCGCCGTCTCGGGCGCCTCCGCGTATTTCCGCGGGGGAGTGACGGCTTACACCTGGGAACAGAAGGTGCGCTTGCTCGGGGTTGAGCCCTCGCATGCCGCGTCCGTCGACTGCGTCTCGGAACGAGTGGCACGGGAGATGGCCGCGGGGGTTCGGCCACTTTTTGGCGCCGACATCGGTCTTGCCACGACCGGCTATGCCGAACCGAGGGAGGGCGTGCCCGAGCCCTTCGCCTGGTGGGCCCTGTGCTTTGGGAAGCAATCAGAGGCCGTTTTTGAGACCGGCAGGATCGTGCTGCCCGGGCGCTCCCGCGTCGAAGCGCAGTGCGACGCGGCCACACAGGTGTTTGCCCGCTGGCGCGCCCACCTCGCCGAGCGAGGTATCCATCTCCCCACTACACTCCCTCAGCGGGCGTAGCTGGCCACCAGGTTCATCAGCGGCTGCACCTCGGGAATCGGTTGCACGAAGTCGCCGTAGAGAAGCTCCGGCATGGAGTAAAAGGTGTTGTAGAACCTGCGGTTCGCCTCGTCATTCCGGGCAATGTAGCCGGTTTTCACGGTGGCGCCCGCAAACAGGCCCTTGTTCTTCGTGTAGACTAGCACCGGGGAATCGAGCAGGTCGCGGTTCACCGTCTCGACCTCGCGCCACTTGGGTCCGCCCACTGCCTTGGCGTCGACACCGACATTGAAGCGCGCCCGGTAAAGCATCTTCACCGTCTCGTCGTTGGTGATGATGTACACACCCTCGACCTTTGCGCCGCCCGCCTGGAGGCCGAAGCTCGCCTCACCCGCCTTGAGGAGCACCGGAATGCTCCACTGGCCGTTGGGCTTCTTCGCAAGAACAACGCCCCAGCCACCCTTGACACCAAAAATGAAGCCGGCCCTGAACTGGTTGACGATCACGACGGCGCGCGCGCGGGACCATACCTCGGCCGGGATCGCTGTCTCACGGTTCGCCATGAACTCCTGGAGAACGGCCTCGCAGGTCTCCACCTCGCCCACAAAATCCTCGAATTCGGAGGCACGGGCAGGCGCCGCGAGAAACGTGACCAGCGAGATCGCAAGAAGAAGCAGTTTTTTCATGGCGGGATTACAATCCTTCACTTCTACACCAGAAGCTCCGGGATGGAAAGCGCGGAGTAGCGTTACTCCAGTCCCCTTCGCGCGACTTCGTCCTCGTCCCAACCGAGGTAGTGACCCAGCTCGTGAAGATAGGTCACCCTCACCTCCTTGCGGTAGGCGTCGCAATCCCCCTCGGCAAAATCAAAGAGCTCCTCGATGAACAGGAGGATGTGCGCCGGCACATCGGCGCGGCCTTCAACGGCTTCATTGACGGGTGCACCCACGAAGAGCCCGAGAAGGTCCGGCTCAAATTCCTCGCCCAAGATCTCCGGCGAGGGCCGGTCATGGAAAACCACCGGCACCGACTCGGCAAGGTCGCGCAACGGGCCGTGCAGTTTCTTTCGTGCAGCGCGCACCTCCTGCTCGGCAATTTCCATTAACTTCGAAATTTCCACACGTAGACTGTAACCGCCCACCACGTGCAGCGTCTAGTGTTTCGACCATGAAACGATTGATCCTCATCCTCACACTTACGGCCGCTTTGCCCGGCCTCTCTCTGATTGCCGAAGACGCGCCTCCCGCGCCTCCAGGCCCGGCAGCCCGGGCTGAGGAAGCACCATCCCCCCGTCAGGTTCGGGAAAAGGTGCGCTCCGAGCTTAAACACCTGGCCGAGACCCTCCAACTCGACGACGCCCAGAAGAAGATGGTGCGGTCCATCATCAAGGAGCGCCGCGAGCAGATGAAAACCCTCGCTCCCGAGCAGCGCCGGGGTGAGGCCGGGCAGCGCCTGCGGGCCGACTCCCACGCCAAGATTCGTGCCCTGCTGACGCCTGATCAGCAGACCAAGTTCGACAAGTGGGCCGAAGACATGA is part of the Opitutaceae bacterium genome and harbors:
- a CDS encoding ribulokinase translates to MFTLGLDYGTNTVRCLIVRCSDGEEIASAVVGYPAGKEGVMLDPRDHLLARQHPGDYLTSMEKAVRSALAAARKVKGFSPDLVVGIGVDSTGSSPIPVDRDNRPLALDPKWKKDLNAQCWLWKDHTSFAEAGEITRLAREHRPQYLAKCGNTYSSEWFWSKIWHCRRVAPKVFKAAFSWVELCDWVPSVLAGVTDPREVKRGICAAGHKAMYHDSWGGLPDAEFLAMLHPDLADLRERLYSKAHDALTPAGRLSAEWADRLGLTEGLVIAIGEFDVHYGAIGCGVREGTLVKVIGTSTCDCGVVALEKQVPDIPGICGIVPGAILPGFHGLEAGQSAVGDIFKWWVEGVCEGNGALHAKLTREAEALKPGQSGLLALDWNNGNRTILVDQLLTGLLLGQTLYTTRSEIYRALIEATAFGARAIIERFREYGVPIDAVVCAGGIAEKNPLLMQIYADVTGCTMKVSGSSQACALGAAVGAAVVAGVHQDFKTAQKAMTSLKPVSYKPRRKEAKVYDELYALYRKLHDSFGGVSSNADLGDVMKKLLALKQRQSA
- a CDS encoding LacI family DNA-binding transcriptional regulator codes for the protein MPQVTMAMIAKAAGVSKNAVSLALRGDPQIPAATRKRIEKAARELGYVRNPVVAQLMAELRKGRTAGYRRTLALVNANQARDAFKAHPTIPSYVAGCRRRAELQGYRLDEFWLHDPELTAARAARIWRARGIRGVLLVGMMRENRLPDHLRQLWDQFTCVVTGVRTREPTLHFCCVDHHALVLQAFEQAWELGYRSPALVVDRHIDSLVDGRFTAAMHYAQAAFPVARVVPAFLEADDCHADPSPFVKWIKRHKPDVILTLYTAVRNWAQEAGFAVPADLGLIQLERRKGNLDWSGMDQHNDLSGEAAVDRVISLLHANEVGVPDFPRATLISGTWSEGTTTSPRAAARPHA
- a CDS encoding tetratricopeptide repeat protein; the encoded protein is MPDPRLELNRLKSLLQAGKALEARPVLARVVQSDPRNAEAAFLLAIAHIAVGANAEAVPLLQKLAQVAPQVPDVHNNLGIALKNLGREDEAERSFRNALARNAGYAEAHANLAHLLLRTRRPEEASRHFLRTLQLNPAFTDALRGLADSLRMLGRSSESRQALEAYCQAVPADADAANALGVAEQALGNLAAAEQAFRRALAAKPGHSEAASNLGAILLQQNKVNDALACAELAAKNQPGSADAANNLALVHLRLNQPGKALGELQRALSLSPTHSDARHNLANALHAQGRTAEAIAVLEQVLVEKPDFASARFNLANMRLLTGDFALGWADYEARPTRRLRAFPKPDWDGNTSLAGHTLLVYAEQGLGDTLNFARYLPLLAEKGATVVLEAQVPLLPVLEPLRSCCTLVGRGDTLPPFDYVLPLLSAPLVCGTRADSIPSPGPWVGVSEEKLQAWRARLRGKGTRRLGLVWAGNPAHTNDHNRSLPLARLLAAIPGKTSLFSLQKEIPASDTAALAATPDMQLLSPFLNDFSDTAAALLCLDALVTVDTSVAHLAGCLGVPTFLLLPTPPDWRWLLGRDDSPWYPTVRLFRQPAPGDWAPALARLHSALHTSTHA
- a CDS encoding nicotinamide-nucleotide amidohydrolase family protein produces the protein MPESTPGLPSVAVAESLTCGRLQALIGAVSGASAYFRGGVTAYTWEQKVRLLGVEPSHAASVDCVSERVAREMAAGVRPLFGADIGLATTGYAEPREGVPEPFAWWALCFGKQSEAVFETGRIVLPGRSRVEAQCDAATQVFARWRAHLAERGIHLPTTLPQRA
- a CDS encoding lipid-binding SYLF domain-containing protein, whose translation is MKKLLLLAISLVTFLAAPARASEFEDFVGEVETCEAVLQEFMANRETAIPAEVWSRARAVVIVNQFRAGFIFGVKGGWGVVLAKKPNGQWSIPVLLKAGEASFGLQAGGAKVEGVYIITNDETVKMLYRARFNVGVDAKAVGGPKWREVETVNRDLLDSPVLVYTKNKGLFAGATVKTGYIARNDEANRRFYNTFYSMPELLYGDFVQPIPEVQPLMNLVASYAR
- a CDS encoding metallopeptidase family protein, producing MEIAEQEVRAARKKLHGPLRDLAESVPVVFHDRPSPEILGEEFEPDLLGLFVGAPVNEAVEGRADVPAHILLFIEELFDFAEGDCDAYRKEVRVTYLHELGHYLGWDEDEVARRGLE